A genomic window from uncultured Umboniibacter sp. includes:
- a CDS encoding patatin family protein, translating to MSNFYQFDLHRISEIYRTLPNKAKTVKPALVLEGGGQRTIFSAGVVDAFMDHQFAPFIQVLGVSGGAHVGTTYAMDRMGMAKRIIEEVSTSDRFYRRLNWFRAAPVMDLDWYFDVTQADPAYRLDASELPNTDMQLQFMATHAESFSPRRFHHDDHDLALLLKASSAIPYFYDNGVEIQGHQFVDGGLGHPIPAREVVEQGANYVVVIRVSPKEREPEPIFSRGIHQFFKRTNANPRIGSMMDTHQANYQRDEQYIQQPPAGVTIVQLAPHRALDSIVLGSSREALIKDYKLGYETGVLFVNTWGAELVRGINGAQRQSVA from the coding sequence ATGTCCAATTTCTATCAGTTTGATCTTCACCGAATTAGCGAAATTTACCGCACCCTGCCAAACAAAGCCAAGACGGTTAAACCCGCACTAGTTCTAGAGGGAGGTGGGCAGCGAACCATCTTTTCGGCCGGTGTAGTTGATGCCTTTATGGATCATCAGTTTGCTCCCTTTATTCAGGTACTGGGGGTATCCGGTGGTGCTCACGTTGGTACGACTTATGCCATGGATAGAATGGGTATGGCAAAACGAATTATTGAAGAGGTCTCGACAAGTGATCGCTTCTACCGCCGTCTAAATTGGTTTAGAGCAGCACCTGTGATGGACCTTGATTGGTACTTCGATGTCACGCAAGCTGACCCAGCTTATCGACTGGATGCGAGTGAACTTCCTAATACAGACATGCAGCTGCAGTTTATGGCTACTCACGCCGAGAGTTTCTCACCCAGAAGGTTTCATCATGATGATCATGATTTAGCTCTGTTACTTAAAGCGTCAAGTGCGATTCCCTATTTCTATGACAATGGCGTTGAGATTCAGGGGCACCAGTTTGTAGATGGCGGCTTGGGACATCCCATTCCAGCGCGAGAGGTGGTGGAGCAGGGAGCTAATTACGTTGTTGTTATCAGAGTGTCCCCAAAAGAACGCGAGCCCGAACCTATTTTTTCTCGTGGTATACACCAGTTTTTTAAGCGCACGAACGCGAACCCGCGCATCGGCTCCATGATGGATACTCATCAAGCTAATTATCAACGAGATGAACAATACATTCAGCAGCCTCCCGCTGGCGTCACAATAGTTCAACTAGCCCCACATCGAGCGCTAGATTCAATTGTGTTAGGTAGCTCTCGTGAGGCGCTGATAAAAGATTACAAATTGGGGTATGAAACCGGGGTGTTGTTTGTCAATACTTGGGGCGCAGAACTTGTGCGAGGAATCAATGGCGCTCAGCGACAGTCGGTGGCGTAG
- a CDS encoding TIGR04219 family outer membrane beta-barrel protein, which yields MKQLGLMIFLLTFATAGAHADAFAVKIGGQGWQTTADSGPLEAEENALSVWVALEHPIPLIPNAKIRSFDFEENDKLMVLKTTDYLLYYELLDNAALTLDLGVGIHEISSGEVAGYEFEETLPAIYGAARFPFFDSDQGLGLYAEVLAASEDNVSMTDLQLGLSYSFSLSIIDLHLLAGYRVMSYELDGINDRTFAEQDFDGFTLGFELDI from the coding sequence ATGAAACAGTTAGGTTTGATGATTTTTCTACTTACGTTTGCCACGGCTGGAGCGCACGCAGATGCTTTTGCAGTGAAAATTGGTGGCCAAGGTTGGCAGACCACTGCTGATAGTGGACCACTAGAAGCCGAAGAGAATGCGTTGTCGGTATGGGTTGCGTTAGAACATCCCATCCCACTTATTCCGAACGCCAAGATTCGTTCTTTTGACTTTGAAGAAAATGATAAGTTAATGGTCTTGAAGACCACTGACTATTTGCTCTACTACGAACTATTAGACAACGCAGCACTGACTCTAGATTTAGGGGTTGGGATTCATGAGATTAGCTCAGGAGAAGTTGCCGGTTATGAGTTTGAAGAAACGCTTCCTGCAATCTATGGGGCCGCTCGCTTTCCGTTCTTTGACAGTGACCAAGGTCTAGGGCTTTATGCAGAAGTGCTTGCAGCCTCCGAAGATAACGTCTCAATGACTGACCTTCAATTAGGGCTAAGTTACTCGTTCTCGCTATCTATTATCGATCTGCATTTGTTGGCTGGCTACCGTGTCATGTCCTATGAGCTAGATGGCATTAATGATCGAACCTTCGCCGAACAAGACTTTGATGGATTCACGCTAGGTTTCGAACTCGATATCTAA
- a CDS encoding M1 family metallopeptidase, whose product MKRFLSILSLSAIFLVLSACDAQQPSSNQPTIDDSLAPIGLLGDLSEPLYYEVDLTVDPREDEFYGTVALSFRLNRASEHFWLHGNNLQVERVELLANNESFVATYEQVLASGVAKITFPMALDAGDYEVVIHYRAAFDLNLSGLFKVEEQGLSYALAKSESVQARKFLPGFDEPGQKAPFAFTLTVPAAMHAISNTPEASVTELENGMKRVTYLPTPAMPTYLLSLAVGPFDRVEGPTIPANEFRENEVPLVGYSRAGRGAELDYILSITPEFLAIFERELESPYPFRKLDIIAAPAWPSGATELSAAITYRESRILLGPNPAPQARLGLLSIHAHELAHMWFGNLVTPTWWDDLWLKEGFSSWMEPVVMAEFEPKAGHEIGTTVDGLRAMSLDSLASTRAIREPIDRNEDIRNAYDAITYAKSTGVIHMMDSYFSPELFRPALGRYVARFAEGRADAAEFYDEIATQSGEPRLVESFRSFVEQPGLPQINTQVSCSNNQVTVAVQQQRYAPPGSTIDTQTQQWDIPMCFVDANGHQQCDILTQKAASWEWEGACPGWVFPNANGAGYYRFNTDTANWQALIANFSDFSAPEVMVLIDSAFAAFSQGTLSAQELKKLVEASTESTSRHVVAAAMGRIRGLLAVSDEASKAPLAAWANALYSPLLETWGEGSDEDSVILTNQLRSSLAQSFDNQMLRSELAQQAADFTGYDANSAESSALTTDEYQMALTVAVEDLGDSFSHHLLAFADNFDDSRFRAAAVNALSASTSSDFVTTQHAFVLADETESRESWSMIAGAMTVPELRSEHWSFVQANFEAISKKIPAQWRRRMPLVGTDFCSALEQGELQALFAEYGELTPGFERALAQTSERISLCEAAKPSANEFANQLIN is encoded by the coding sequence ATGAAGCGTTTCCTAAGCATACTATCACTATCCGCGATATTCCTCGTGCTCAGCGCCTGTGATGCGCAGCAACCCAGCTCCAATCAACCCACAATTGACGATAGCCTAGCGCCCATTGGTCTTTTAGGTGATCTCTCGGAGCCACTCTACTACGAGGTCGATCTTACCGTAGATCCCCGCGAAGATGAGTTTTACGGTACGGTGGCCTTATCGTTTCGCCTTAATCGTGCTTCAGAACACTTCTGGTTACACGGCAACAATCTTCAGGTAGAGCGTGTTGAGCTCTTAGCAAACAATGAGAGTTTCGTCGCCACTTATGAACAGGTACTTGCCAGTGGTGTGGCTAAAATCACTTTCCCGATGGCGTTAGACGCCGGCGACTATGAAGTGGTCATTCACTACCGTGCGGCGTTTGATCTTAACCTCAGCGGCCTCTTCAAGGTTGAAGAGCAAGGCCTGAGCTATGCGTTGGCGAAATCCGAGTCCGTTCAGGCTCGTAAATTCCTTCCAGGCTTCGATGAGCCAGGTCAAAAGGCCCCGTTCGCATTCACCCTGACTGTTCCAGCAGCAATGCACGCCATCAGTAACACGCCCGAAGCCAGCGTAACTGAGTTGGAGAATGGCATGAAGCGCGTTACCTATCTGCCTACGCCAGCGATGCCTACCTACCTACTTAGTTTAGCGGTCGGCCCGTTTGATCGAGTTGAAGGACCTACTATTCCCGCTAATGAGTTCCGTGAAAATGAAGTGCCGCTAGTGGGTTACTCGCGAGCTGGACGCGGTGCAGAGTTGGACTACATCCTCTCAATCACGCCTGAATTTCTCGCGATTTTCGAGCGCGAACTCGAAAGCCCCTACCCATTTCGCAAACTTGATATTATTGCCGCGCCAGCTTGGCCTAGCGGTGCTACTGAACTATCAGCGGCTATTACCTATCGTGAGAGCCGTATTCTCCTTGGCCCAAACCCAGCCCCCCAGGCTCGCTTAGGCCTCCTCTCCATTCATGCTCATGAACTTGCTCATATGTGGTTTGGTAACCTAGTAACGCCTACTTGGTGGGATGATCTGTGGTTAAAGGAGGGGTTTTCTAGCTGGATGGAACCCGTGGTGATGGCCGAATTTGAGCCTAAAGCCGGTCATGAAATTGGCACGACCGTGGATGGACTCCGAGCAATGTCTTTGGACTCCTTGGCAAGCACTCGCGCAATTCGCGAGCCGATTGATCGTAATGAAGATATCCGCAACGCCTACGATGCAATCACCTATGCCAAAAGCACCGGTGTGATTCATATGATGGATAGCTACTTTAGCCCTGAGCTATTCCGCCCAGCACTTGGGCGATATGTCGCTCGCTTTGCGGAAGGTCGTGCCGATGCGGCCGAATTCTATGACGAAATTGCGACTCAGAGTGGCGAACCGCGTTTAGTGGAGTCCTTCCGCAGCTTCGTTGAACAACCGGGTCTGCCGCAGATTAATACCCAAGTGAGCTGTTCGAATAATCAAGTCACTGTGGCTGTCCAGCAGCAGCGTTATGCGCCGCCTGGTTCAACGATTGATACCCAAACTCAGCAGTGGGACATCCCAATGTGCTTTGTGGATGCCAATGGCCACCAGCAATGCGACATCCTCACTCAGAAAGCTGCTTCCTGGGAATGGGAAGGTGCTTGCCCGGGGTGGGTGTTCCCTAACGCCAACGGAGCTGGCTATTACCGATTTAATACCGACACTGCGAACTGGCAGGCACTCATTGCGAATTTCAGCGACTTTTCGGCGCCCGAGGTAATGGTCCTTATTGATAGTGCGTTCGCCGCCTTCAGTCAGGGAACACTATCCGCTCAGGAGCTGAAAAAGCTAGTTGAAGCCTCTACGGAATCCACTAGCCGACATGTTGTTGCAGCCGCGATGGGTCGTATTCGAGGCCTACTGGCAGTGAGCGACGAAGCCAGTAAAGCACCTCTAGCTGCTTGGGCGAACGCGCTATATTCGCCCCTACTAGAAACTTGGGGCGAAGGTAGTGACGAAGACTCGGTCATTTTGACCAATCAGCTTCGTAGCAGTTTGGCGCAGAGTTTCGATAATCAAATGTTACGTTCTGAACTTGCTCAGCAAGCCGCAGACTTCACCGGCTATGACGCTAATTCCGCCGAGAGTTCAGCCCTTACCACCGACGAATACCAGATGGCTCTTACCGTAGCCGTTGAGGACCTCGGTGATAGTTTCAGTCATCATTTGTTGGCTTTTGCCGATAATTTTGATGATTCTCGATTCCGTGCCGCTGCGGTGAATGCATTATCAGCAAGCACCTCTTCTGATTTCGTTACCACTCAGCATGCCTTCGTCCTAGCCGATGAAACCGAGTCACGCGAGTCCTGGTCTATGATTGCTGGCGCAATGACGGTGCCGGAGCTGCGCAGCGAACACTGGAGTTTCGTTCAAGCTAACTTCGAGGCCATCAGCAAGAAGATACCGGCGCAATGGCGCAGACGTATGCCGTTAGTAGGTACTGACTTCTGTAGTGCTTTAGAACAGGGTGAATTGCAGGCTTTGTTTGCTGAGTATGGTGAATTGACGCCAGGCTTCGAGCGAGCGCTTGCACAAACCAGCGAGCGGATTTCACTGTGCGAAGCGGCCAAGCCCAGCGCGAACGAATTTGCTAATCAACTGATTAACTAA